caaataaatgttcgaTATTCAAGctatttttggacaaaataaaaataaattgttgattttttttgctaTGAATGTGAAAACAACTTCAGAAACGGATGGTATGTTGGATTAAtaaaaactatagttttttataaaaataaacataaaaacataaaatttcaatacaaaagtAACGTAATTCAATGGATACATTGTATGGTGACTGATTTGCAATGAAATTTCTGAAGTTCGAATCCACACTGTTTAGCAAAGAAAGTAAAGTTGTAAATAacagattcaaataaaaataaataaataggtggcgcaacagtccttttaGAAcaaaggcctagtgacttaaaactctcaaccattcctgagttCGAGTACTGTTGCCAAGGATGGAGGgactacagttttaagccaaatccgaacggctaaattgagaaagaactttttatgacaagaattactcttggagaatttgtcaattactcggAAGAGACAGTAgacgtgaaaaaaactttaggtggcataggcaacacaattttttttttaattcatttttgtttattatttcttaaaactatcttaaagctagataaaaattcataaaactagcctaattttccataacttacaactaacttactggtcccatatgGACACTCTAAGTAAAAAAAGGCAAACGCACTAACACTACAGATTTAATAAACCTGTATTctacatttaattaaatatttatctcAACACTGTACTTACTTTTTAAGGATGTTCTCTATCCCGAATTATAACCGATTTAagctgttttaataaaatttttaaaaacttctactTTTAGTGGGTTCTTCAAATGCTTTACCACAACCTAGTGTTTTTAAGGCATGTtccaatctggcaatacttttgtcggagttgttttttttttacagttgtcacttgatttatgttcGGTTTGGTTTGCTATTTCATAAATAGACAAATTCGgagatatttttcaatattttgtgtaccaatacaaaataaatataattgtcTATTTTAATCGTTGTTTGTATAGTGAAGGGTTTAAACGAGCTGTCAGCAACAGGCGGGCTGaactgaaaaataatgttttacgtTGCCTGATAAGCCTCGAGCGGTTCCAGTTTTATTGCATATACCTCATATGCATTAAAACTGTTACTATTGTTAAAAGTGCCAATTTAAAGCACCATTATGAAAAATCATCAGcaattccacaaaaaaaaatctttctgaATGTGAAACGGCGGCGCGCGTATTCGGACTTACTGCAACACAATAATATTAGTTGGCTATATAAAGGTCAAGTTATTATACGTTTCTGTATGATTACAGAGCAAATTTTCTCGTTCTTGCAAAGCTTGGATACGACGGAAGCAAGGAAGCACTTTGAGCTCATAACAAAAGAGCGCAATGTACTCCTATTATGGTTGGTGATTCAAACGTTCCAAGTGAGATATTTTCATAGCGAACTAACACATTCGACATACCACGGTTGGCGAACTTTGCAATTCGAgttcaaaattcataaataatcgtcaactcatgaaatttcaaaaaaaactgttgtgtTCATTGAatgataattttcatatttaataaaaatacaaaacaagccAAAATGATAAGCAgcatagatttgttttttggaaaaaacgaaaattacagaaaaaaaccTAAGAATACTTCGACTGCGCAAGAATATTCGAGACAACTCTAATTTCTTAGAAATCTCTAATCATCTGTaagttgaacaaatattttgtacctaatggaagttcttttaattctaattaatttCTTAAGCTTCAGATCATATTTTCGACTGAATAAGGAAGCGTTTGTATTCGTATTCAACAAGTTGGAAgggcaatttaaaaatgcaagcacCTCCTTAATCCCTGCTATACTAAAATTAGCTTCTGCCCTTAGATTTTTTGATAGTGGGAGTTATCAgggatagaaaatattttgacttaGGCGTGTCGCAATCCTCGGTTTTcttagtattaaaaaaagttgtgtgTGCCATTGAAGACAAATTATGTCCAGCCTGGATCAATCTCAACATGTCATCCCAGAGAACAAAACGCACGAAACTGCTTTTTTTAACGGTAAGGTTAAGAAGAGTAATATGATGTGTTGACGGAACCCATATAGGAATCATTGCTCCGATTGAGTTGCGTCATTACTGATGACAGAAAAGGATATTACAGTTTTTTCCTCGAGAGtagcttttggtttttaaggCGTGTGACCATAAAATGCGTATTCGTTATGTTGACTCAAGATATCCTGGATAAAACCATGATTCCTTTGTATGGAACTCCAAAGAGGAGAACGTTCATTGTTCCTTGgtagtatttataattttatttcgtcgttcaataatttttcttttccatcgcGAGTAGGTGGCCCAAGTGAGTTAAAGGTTATAGCAAATTAGTCCcaatataccttttttttttgaagaaccaaaCTTTCCAACACCTCTCGTTACATTCGGGTTCGATTCCATTAGTTCGACTAACTTTTCGTACtgattttttctaaagtttttttgcaactgaataaaaatgcattgattaatgttattttataaaagaaatgaaatatacatttgaacttacattgttttattttcttcgaccttttctcacacaatatgaACGTTCGACAAAAAATAACTAGACTGACGTTCAAATCAACGAACATTCGATAACCACAATAGAGTGAGattaatcttcaaaaaatttttgacatttaagtcgaatcTACGGTTCCCAATTCGCCAACtgtaatacaaatttctcacaCTCACACGTTTATTCATTCGATTCGCCAATGGTAATAGGGGTAGTTAATGAGCTTAACATCCAGTTACAAGGAAATGGGAAATCAATACGTGATTTATTACAAAGCGTGTCCGCTTTTCATCGTTAGCTGGATGTTTTCGAAAaagatattgccaaaaataatGTATTCATTTCGcaacaattcttaaaaataaaaagaaaaaatctctaAAGAAGAAGATATTGCAGTGTTTACAAACTTTTTATCCGATCTTAAAAGCTGTAAGATTCCAAGATTTTGCTGATATTGGGAAGCTATCTCAATTCCTTCGATTGCCTTACAAAATCACTGCAGTAGCAGAATGGACTGTAGTGGTTGCgaatttatctttcaaaagcttcattacaattgaaattaaattacctTGAAGAAGATATTTCATTGCAAATGTTTAAAACTGCATcctttgaagaaatattaactTAGCTACTATGTTTGGCTCGGCATATATAAGCGAATcgttttctcaaaaatgaatattttgaagaacaaatAACGTTCGAGATTATCAGACGATCACCTTACTGACACTCTTCGCATTTGCTGCTCCCCAAGTGAaccaaactattaaaaaaactgactcAAGACCATCGTTGTAATTTTTCTCATTAAATTTCTTACTTTTACAGTTACTTAaaagaagcaaaataaaaactacaaaacttttttagtttttttttctggacttcgattaaaatgttttgaaccGTATCTGGACCCCACTTTAAACTACTTGCCGACCCCTGGTCTAAACACTAAAGAAATCTAAAATAaacgacaaaatattttaaaagaagccaaaacaaaaatatataatattcagtaaatttcAAATAACTGCTTGGAACTTCAATTGACAAAAGTTAAAACGCGTTCACTTGTCTTATCCATCTGCGCATCTATTAAGTTTCTATATTTGTCTAATCTGCAACTTGGAATCTttctttttgacaacaaaaatataaaacaatctaATGGTTAATGGttagggattttttttttattttctgatgttaacaaaatgtatataatgtAACATATCCAAGTATCAACtttattgtacaaaatataaaacgtaACAACATATCAGTAATTAGTGATGTGACATGTGAGTCAACAGATAGAGAGAACAAATTACAATTAATTTAGTCTAGTAGtgagattttttttagtttttttctattaacctaatttaagaatttaattttgaaatcatgtttttgctagttttaatttctaaataagaaaaatgtcttTTCTAGCTTCATTGCATTAACTggagatttttgattttcaattttttaaaagtttttttttcatatattgtCATAAAAGTGTGCTGTTTGCAATTTTCGTGTTAAGAAGCCGTATTTGACTGGTATTTTATCGAAAGCATGAAATGTCCTTACAACAGACTAGCAATAATTTAGATTatctaaattttaattgaatatactaataaaaacaatcaaCTGTTGTTTTCACTAACAAATATTTCTATAGCATTTGCCGTATTAGATTGCGGCTTGTCTGTACTAATCGCATTCTTGTTCTTTCTTCTCGCTTCCAAAAACTGCTTCCGTTGAGCTTCACGCTTCAGTGCAGCAGCTGATGCTGATGAATTTACCGCTCCATTGTTTCCGTTTTGCAGTTTGGGGCCGTTAAGTGCAGTCTTTTGTTTAGGACCTGTCGATTTCGAAACTTTACATGATTTCACTGGGAAAATCGTTGTCTGTTTCTCTTCTATGGGTTTCTAtttaaagagaaataaaaacaaatttgcataTAAATGACAGATTctacattttaaacaattaaattaaaaatgtctcaCCAACTTCCAGTCGTTTTCTTTGAGTTCTTCAATCTCTTTGAATATTGTGTCTATGTGCGCCACTTGGAGATATACCATGTCCCAAAATCCTTCCAAGTCTTCTATAGTCGTAGGAAATGCATCCTCTGGTGATCGGTTCATGTGGTTGTGGCATAAACCTATTcaaataaagaagttttatacaaattcattcatttaatttttaagatgttATTACCTtcaaattgtttcattttttgtgaGACCAAGAGACGTGCTTTACCAGACGCCGATCTTAGTAGTCCAAACACTTCTTCTGAAACATCTTCATTTTCCTGAAATATACTCTTATTATTAATCAATTActttatgttgaaaacatatAACTTTATACATTTAAAGAGCAAAGATACTTTTCCGCTCGATGAGCCAGCTCCAACAATCGGTTTTGCTCCAATTTTAGAATTTCTAGAAAATAATTTCCATCTTTCTCTTCCGTTTGTTTGGGTCGCTCCAAAACACCATTGTTAAACTTATCTACGGTTGATATTAGTGATTCGGCTGACGTTTCTGTGGAGCTCTTATTTTCGCTTTCCCCTTCATTGTTATGCAGTTCTGTGTAGTTCGAATTGTTTTCACTAATAGGGCAGATGTTATTTGAATTGGcattatttaatttgatataTGCACGTTTGGGTGAAATAGAAGGCAACTGTGCCCTAAATTCTTGACTTAAATGCCTCAAAACTGGAAGATCAATTGTGTTATTCACCGAATGATCTGTCACGTCCGTAGCTGTTGGGATAGTGGTAACAATCACTTCATTTGTCGGTTTATTGCATTGGTTGAAATATCTACTCTTGGAAAGCTGTTGGTATTTTCTACAGAATTCGGATTGTGTATTTGATGATCGCTCGTTCAGAATTAtgttattggaattttttgatttgacttTCTTTGGACTGTAGAAGACTTGAGCTAAAGCCCCGGGCCCATAAAGCCTTTCTACTCGTTGCTGTATAAAGCTCTGTTGTGGTGAATACTGTGCATCGACGACATCTGATATATTAACTGTGTCGTTACTTCCAATGCTGTCATTTAAATACTGATTTGATGTCATAGTTAGTTTGCAATTTGGTGAGGTTTTaatagaagaaacaaaaaccGGTGGTGCCAGTGAGTTATTCTTTTTGCAATGCTGAATACTGTTTGTTGAAGGTCTTATCGGGGATACTTCTCTGGATTTGTTTATGTCTTGCCTGATTTTGGAATCATATGTTGTCAAATTGGAATACCCATTGACGCAGCAAGCGAGATTCAAATAACTGGGTTTTTTGCTGGGGCTAGTAGCTGGATTTTCAGTGGGTGTAACAATAGTATGAATTTGGCCAGAAAAAGGATCAAGATAAGTGGTTGTGTTTTGTGATAATTGACAGcgttctttaatttttgcagtAAATTCTCTGGTTATGTCTTTTGCAGATAATGGTGTAGCGAAATTCAAACTTCCGCTGGtatctaaaataaacaaaaataaagcttataTTATAAAACACATGTTATTTAAGTTATCTAtgtaaatatttcttctttgaaaaaatacaaccTGCCACACAATATTAATCAAAGCAAAACATTTGATTCAACATTAAGAACAAAACTTGAGACCTGATATTTGTACAGGAATATTTAGTTTAATTGTAATTCCGAATAACTTTTATTTGGATTCCGATGATAAGAGTTAAAACTGCCGATGTCAGTTTGCCTGTGGTATGTTGTATAGCTTTTAAAGAATTGCAATTAACACTCGTACCATTTTAGTGAGATTAGCGTGCTGTCGTATGTGGTTCAGTGTAAAGTTTGTTTAAGAGTTTATCGTTTATTTATAGCAAATTggtgaaaatattcaaagttaaCACACAAAATgtacttacttttattttgtttccaatataaaattaaagattttggtattttcaacagaaaattaCACAACTTACAATTATTCAAAGTTTGATACaccaatttttgaattaattacgTTGGGATAAATAAGGGCctcaaataaactaaatttcgttcacatttttatattcagaaaATTATATAAGAATTAACGAcctaaaatcttgaaaaatataatttaaactgtCTTAAGCTGTTCTGAAAGGGCTAGTTTTTTTGAACTAGTTTTATAGTAGAACTAAA
This window of the Eupeodes corollae chromosome 3, idEupCoro1.1, whole genome shotgun sequence genome carries:
- the LOC129950752 gene encoding uncharacterized protein LOC129950752 translates to MDRSVDSIGSCSLDVDADSSDVSDTSGSLNFATPLSAKDITREFTAKIKERCQLSQNTTTYLDPFSGQIHTIVTPTENPATSPSKKPSYLNLACCVNGYSNLTTYDSKIRQDINKSREVSPIRPSTNSIQHCKKNNSLAPPVFVSSIKTSPNCKLTMTSNQYLNDSIGSNDTVNISDVVDAQYSPQQSFIQQRVERLYGPGALAQVFYSPKKVKSKNSNNIILNERSSNTQSEFCRKYQQLSKSRYFNQCNKPTNEVIVTTIPTATDVTDHSVNNTIDLPVLRHLSQEFRAQLPSISPKRAYIKLNNANSNNICPISENNSNYTELHNNEGESENKSSTETSAESLISTVDKFNNGVLERPKQTEEKDGNYFLEILKLEQNRLLELAHRAEKYLCSLNENEDVSEEVFGLLRSASGKARLLVSQKMKQFEGLCHNHMNRSPEDAFPTTIEDLEGFWDMVYLQVAHIDTIFKEIEELKENDWKLKPIEEKQTTIFPVKSCKVSKSTGPKQKTALNGPKLQNGNNGAVNSSASAAALKREAQRKQFLEARRKNKNAISTDKPQSNTANAIEIFVSENNS